Proteins from a genomic interval of Plasmodium reichenowi strain SY57 chromosome 13, whole genome shotgun sequence:
- a CDS encoding hypothetical protein (conserved Plasmodium protein, unknown function), whose amino-acid sequence MLHLQRSTISDIENIEYILKKKDYSGIKTNQDIKKIFKDLGSAFRIFGESLKKIHNDGNTIICNIKKKKENDKEKLDENVYLVDCFTNVISVIKHMYEENISASEEIEKNIVNELEKEEKERIEDIKDIYNEENNLEDNIQNKDKYINIKNDNNDNNENNDNNENNDNNENNENNENNDNNLCFDEYLKNDICIENIPIIHFENYLKKCLEKNEFINEYVNHPQFINYFSELPKLDVKLEKEIHSFKEIIDKFAKNASKHLINKSHERIQAIYKKKKEILSFLYENIDELKHNKKNIISKKDMVYNKYHNVSHNVNHNASHNVNHNVNHNVNHNVNHNVNHNVNHNENTNKSVKELNNVSNKKRRTNNKLQEESLYLEKFEIREKYRIEKIYSSFRCFIKLLALKHIRINKVIYETSKEISSYDSLIDYQQWLSIILKKNINIGNLRECIQNNNILTKEEEFLLMPSETNNSNNTYLMNLLEKVQNSAPHFLKGELIFNENKKEKLKIKEDNDNNRMNETDDMCLEKNENSIKTHQDDMLNTELNKKENNNRTISNTEEKYNIKSNIHKNDVINSHRDSQFPDMFYIPIIIRQNDIDEINSVCNHLNDQPYKDDVHIFLQNKYTNKYTNKDRSGDTNKDKSGDTHIDLDIDRMVYSNTHYCSNLNMNTYFKKDMVRYNGKDIVTFYKNRQKCYEKYLLQFNDLNMLSYIYKNKNIKIDNNDNYINNNIIDDRSTLFDNKNFQGFFYEESHNFYPYKIPSCISNHFSIFQKMNCLDNNKSYNIHQYDIDENDYKMMSYESLLLVYYFLSTQVNCYFLYDIGSKNKINKYMYKEICDKYSDVLNDLFMKDEYYLNNEDTKNVDDNNNILFLHKDRYENDQEKKKKKNIYLSFSEPIHNIKNSSSVHYRNDEKDDQKKKKKKNEKYDKCNIFNNNNKRENVKGKKKEINDYFEYIDYIYNVKLQNLLLIKRLISIFRNKLYLNSRNNDLITMLTIPNHYMNYGYKYSFHVLDIRFRIMRILESLQFHDLFYTNDHNEMCKKGDSNKKKKNINSNNNNNNNNNNNNNNNNKNNFCNNNYYCNNELYIYLSWVRRQLHLLYMSLYFKFKRFMIFIPYFYNLYKRYNNNIMSDEEEEDNIFKENEDYFTYINKCKEENNLFVRYIKNVQKKIKKIHHVILSRKGNVNYNIEHIIMNEHMMDYNNVDYIDFSCLNYDEKIVFFSHLLLKNLIKSFRIVLLLKSLIKENMWNIGKVDEKLHLTNLIKYFTKIECYDNEIKNVIYNSYRHVHMSNTDNDTIKNNTSIDIEEKYKLEKMTSEDSSVMYATNNNMCGINNMCITNNIYEKSKRDYSKYICNNNINMCYSNNNNNNNNVGNSFEMVHDKENEKKNRNKDIDICKNIDNDELFKNIFRNECIIKKKKNIQKRVFYKLNVETVLSSCWFLDRILIHLFLYFYSSCMIDKNSKEKIYFDAPYIMQGIILVIHYLLAGNDLTLRNKKREKINKDYIHQNDSNKNNINNNNNNNNYYYSCSNNYGDHNKEYYVQDMYNTYNDGQEATLIPMSTFILYFVMHLFYSFFDKNLLTLYDNKEYKSYELFLKRKNDENKKENNLDDLLNQSSTNNMTNEIITVQMASRFFFVIKNFEQFLSFRSIDEEKFLNNSYKNSSIKNFKMKKRDLYSDNGDNYSYTYQHLKKNKNKKCVHEHNYDNNYDKEEKKEIKKKKKKKILFCTNVPETTNNNFNDTFIMNENFVKDIETRKIKEEEYKNDVIYLRRYYNIRKFFNYDHFENLISCYVPNILSYYLNQHIYSKDYILYDTITLNDQVHIIGNYKKNILCDKQSKNEIHFKMLNGLYEQESSYEESRNSYYFLFGTLKKENDKKRNNEYMDNKNYSNSKENDFNSSCSSISSFSSGTNNSNSCCISYYSSSDSISSNKKNSKKYNYNNNYHYNHFNDDIYNKIDMKKNNFPSNCNNLIIKYKKNNELSYISLIEMSRIEKVMIDIFIMRIISCDFRNYFFLIFCNYRKFIDMYSLPYILDVFIMLNTFFTINNNSIMHKYNNQNKNNMSNIYNQYSIGCEGDKQKKEKKKKKESYQNVDMINSSENHNVLKHEQNKEKGGGNNYGKSYPFDLFCNIRIDEEEDNERYVQEGDEKREDLVRLQDIHNIKKTRGKDIYKIEHNNRNNVENDTYTPHNKYICGEQFNKNKNIYIDCMNDAMKYVDKENNKVNMDEHKNNRKNEKFDKNRDLHNGDMYINTFNEHDNSTTSGYEKMSTYFKYFIFSSAKNIFYNIVCGIKDDMSLNDTYGDEENVLVHANDDNEIVEKNYTNDNNKEKSNMQKCSDEHGNNHVDDYGDNDDNNDDNNDGNNDGNNDDNNDGNNDGNNDVHNHVHNNVHNNVHNNVHNNVHNHVHNNVYNHGDGRDNPIKDKRDNTNNHKIEKNMNDDKKKKKKKLCNVIISNSMLNEYVNIINKYINEIIMEILFFTNIWKHYLSLEEHPRIVLFAANKTLYYEVLKFIKNNKKKTDEESFKQSLSIIVSLYNFNLLNKEIVLQTYNYETRKLMKNDMRKNNSILNDEHNEYYYMGSKNTKQFKLRNESKVFNEKIKNKVLNYYENRNSVRFNINENINHTVEKERDNKKNKLDKIKLSSLDDNQNNSICNIKNCNEDDMFINLSLIISNSNDPCMVKLMFKLEKIFIKFIDKKLQENEILLSKCLKNEKLIPLNAPDIMYNSTTVDIFTIISHILEALFEYKCPVEWIITPFLEFLNNFINDYCENYKKRYTSFIISVLNQYADKYFNDLLNLNEQQKIQWDKYSIDHKKKKYKKTENTDSQFNENFTIFKRNDNDITQNHQDVEEEQDEIFDNNIHEEYKDADEITKRIRHKNKKKTNVFYKLFDYEEIDSIIKNKIDEILTDKNEESIHKTSNNYQQQNQNLNQNIYHKKNHKVTQNGNDAQTTNDDYDNHNENKNKTNGSYMSDDLINIIDEINFLFNDSDLSNSLVITWNLYFFSEQLPLIKKKFEKYILQYVCTRTTNVESISQIFDEHLHFNITQDKLQKNFYTKTIFDVLDMSINNIKNTLNNTLYFIFKVLSIRIICYEFQKEIFYNLYEPFHINNIQSIVSIFPNTIEKFFKQLPKIYFKSILTVFIELFIKMWMLVIIEKGFSNYHFSDQHIHIMKKDNQFLKLYLENNHIESTHNFLSKKYHINEYIDTFLDSLYGNRDLFEEILNEQKHKKHKNIVSSAYSKGMAIISGVNQHIQEKTKWME is encoded by the exons ATGTTACATTTGCAAAGGTCAACGATATCCGATATTGAGAatattgaatatattttgaagaAGAAAGATTATAGTGGtataaaaacaaatcaagacataaagaaaatatttaaagaCTTAGGTAGTGCGTTTAGAATTTTTGGTGAgtcattaaaaaaaatacataatgATGGGAATACAATTATATgcaatataaaaaagaaaaaagaaaatgataaagaaaagTTGGATGAGAACGTATATCTTGTAGATTGTTTTACAAATGTTATTTCCGTTATAAAGCATATgtatgaagaaaatatttcaGCTAGTGAAGAGATAGAAAAAAACATAGTTAATGAATTGGAGaaggaagaaaaagaaaggATAGAAGATATtaaggatatatataatgaggaaaataatttggaagataatatacaaaataaagataagtatataaatataaaaaatgataataatgataataatgaaaataatgataataatgaaaataacgataataatgaaaataatgaaaataatgaaaataatgataataatttatgttttgatgaatatttgaaaaatgatatatgtatagaaaatattcctataatacatttcgaaaattatttaaaaaaatgtttagaaaaaaatgaatttataaatgaatatgtAAATCATCCACAATtcataaattatttttcagAACTTCCTAAATTAGATGTTAAattagaaaaagaaatacaCTCCTTTAAAGAAATCATCGATAAATTTGCAAAAAACGCTAGTAAACAtcttataaataaatcGCATGAAAGGATACAAGccatatataaaaaaaaaaaagaaatacTATCCTTcttatatgaaaatattgaCGAACTgaaacataataaaaagaatattatttctaaAAAGGATATGGTTTATAACAAGTATCATAATGTAAGTCATAATGTAAACCATAATGCAAGTCATAATGTAAACCATAATGTAAACCATAATGTAAACCATAATGTAAACCATAATGTAAACCATAATGTAAATCATAAtgaaaatacaaataagAGTGTAAAAGAACTTAATAATgtttcaaataaaaaaagaagaacaaataataaattacaAGAGGAAAGCCTTTATTTGGAAAAGTTCGAAATAAGGGAAAAGTATCGAATAGAAAAGATATATTCGAGCTTTAGatgttttataaaattattagCTTTGAAACATATACGTATAAATAAAGTTATATATGAAACATCAAAAGAAATTAGTTCTTATGATTCTCTGATAGATTATCAACAATGGTTaagtattattttaaaaaagaatattaatattgGTAATTTACGAGAATgtattcaaaataataatatattaacaaaggaagaagaatttttattaatgcCATCTGAAAcaaataatagtaataatacTTATTTAATGAATCTCTTAGAAAAGGTACAAAACAGCGCTCCACATTTTCTAAAGGGGGAATTGATTTTTAATGAGaataaaaaagagaaattaaaaataaaagaagacaatgataataatagaaTGAATGAAACTGACGATATGTGtcttgaaaaaaatgaaaattcTATTAAAACTCATCAAGATGATATGTTAAATActgaattaaataaaaaggaaaataataatagaacCATTTCAAATAcagaagaaaaatataatattaaaagtaatatacataaaaatgatgtAATAAATTCTCATAGGGATAGTCAATTCCCCGATATGTTTTATATCcctataataataagacAAAATGATATTGATGAAATTAATTCTGTGTGTAACCATTTGAATGACCAACCTTATAAGGATGatgttcatatatttttacaaaataaatatacaaataaatatacaaataaagaTAGAAGTGGAGATacaaataaagataaaagTGGAGATACACATATAGATTTAGATATTGATAGAATGGTATATAGTAATACACATTATTGTAGTAACCTAAATAtgaatacatattttaagAAAGACATGGTTAGATATAATGGAAAGGATATTgttacattttataaaaatagacAAAAATGTTATGAGAAATATCTTTTACAATTTAATGATTTAAATATGTTgtcatatatttataaaaataaaaatatcaagatagataataatgataattatattaataataatattattgatGATAGATCAACATTatttgataataaaaatttccaaggatttttttatgaagaaagtcataatttttatccCTATAAAATTCCTAGCTGTATTAGTAATcatttttctatatttcaaaaaatgaattgcttggataataataaatcatataacATTCACCAGTATGATATTGATgaaaatgattataaaaTGATGTCTTATGAATCTCTTCTTTTagtttattattttttatcaacACAAGTAAATTGTTATTTCTTATATGACATAGGTAGCAAAAATAAgattaataaatatatgtataaagaaatatgtGATAAATATTCTGATGTCttaaatgatttatttatgaAGGATGAGtattatttgaataatgaagatacaaaaaatgttgatgataataataatatattatttttacataaaGATAGGTATGAAAATGAccaagaaaaaaaaaaaaaaaaaaatatatatttatcattttctgAACCTATAcataacataaaaaattcaaGTTCTGTTCATTATAGaaatgatgaaaaagatgatcagaaaaaaaaaaaaaaaaaaaatgaaaagtATGATAAgtgtaatatttttaataataataataaaagagaaaatgtgaaagggaaaaaaaaagaaattaacgactattttgaatatatagattatatttataatgtaAAACTTCAAAATTTATTGCTTATCAAAAGGTTAATAAGTATATTtagaaataaattatatttgaaTTCTAGGAACAATGATTTGATAACAATGCTTACTATACCTAATcattatatgaattatggatataaatattcttttcatGTTCTTGATATTAGATTTAGGATTATGCGTATATTAGAGAGTTTACAATTTCatgatttattttatacaaatGATCACAATGAAATGTGTAAAAAAGGGgatagtaataaaaaaaaaaaaaatataaatagtaacaacaacaacaacaacaacaataataataataataataataataacaagaataatttttgtaataataattattattgtaataacgaattatatatatacttatcGTGGGTAAGAAGACAACTGCATTTATTGTATATGTCCTTATATTTCAAGTTCAAACGTTTTATGATATTCATACCGTATTTCtacaatttatataaaagatataataataatataatgagtgatgaagaagaagaagataatatatttaaagaGAATGAAGattattttacatatataaataagtgtaaggaagaaaataatttattcgtacgatatataaaaaatgttcaGAAAAAGatcaaaaaaattcatCATGTTATATTATCTCGCAAGGGTAAtgttaattataatattgaacatattattatgaatgAACATATGATggattataataatgtagaTTATATAGATTTTAGCTGCTTAAATTATGATGAAAAgattgtttttttttcacattTATTACTTAagaatttaataaaatcCTTTCGAATTGTGTTACTTCTAAAATcattaataaaagaaaatatgtGGAATATAGGTAAAGTAGATGAAAAATTACATTTAACAAacttaataaaatattttacaaaGATTGAATGTTATGATAACGAGATAAAgaatgttatatataattcttataGACATGTACATATGTCTAATACAGATAATGATACTATAAAGAACAATACATCTATAGatatagaagaaaaatataaacttGAAAAGATGACAAGTGAGGATAGTTCTGTAATGTATGctacaaataataatatgtgtggtataaataatatgtgtattactaataatatatatgagaAATCTAAAAGGGATTatagtaaatatatatgtaataataatattaatatgtgttatagtaacaataataataataataataatgtggGTAATTCATTTGAAATGGTTCatgataaagaaaatgaaaaaaaaaatagaaataaagacatagatatatgtaaaaatatagataacgatgaactttttaaaaatatattccGGAATGaatgtattataaaaaaaaaaaagaatatacaAAAGAGAGTTTTTTACAAATTAAATGTAGAAACTGTTTTAAGTTCATGTTGGTTTCTTGACAgaatattaatacatttatttttatatttttattcatcCTGTATGATAGATAAAAattcaaaagaaaaaatatattttgatgCTCCATATATTATGCAAGGAATTATATTGGTTATACATTATTTACTTGCTGGAAATGATTTAACCTTAAGgaacaaaaaaagagaaaaaataaataaagacTATATTCATCAAAATGATAGTAAcaagaataatattaataataataataataataataattattattatagttgtagtaataattatgGTGACCAcaataaagaatattatgTCCAAGATATGTATAATACTTATAACGATGGACAAGAAGCTACCTTAATACCCATGTCCACATTTATCCTTTATTTTGTCATGCACTTAttttattccttttttgACAAGAACCTACTAACATTATATGATAACAAGGAATATAAAAGTTATGAATTATTCTTAAAGAGAAAAAACGATGAgaataaaaaggaaaataatttaGACGATTTATTAAACCAATCATCCACAAATAATATGACAAATGAAATTATAACTGTGCAGATGGCTAGCAGGTTTTTCTTTgtcataaaaaattttgaaCAATTCTTATCATTCAGATCTATAGATGAAGagaaatttttaaataactCATATAAGAATAGtagtataaaaaattttaaaatgaaaaagcGAGATTTGTATTCTGACAATGGAgataattattcatatacTTATCAACacttgaaaaaaaataaaaataagaaatgTGTACATGAAcataattatgataataattatgataaggaagaaaaaaaggaaataaaaaaaaaaaaaaaaaaaaaaattttattttgtactAACGTACCAGAAACTACTAATAACAATTTTAATGatacatttattatgaATGAAAATTTTGTGAAGGATATAGAAACcagaaaaataaaagaagaagaatataaaaatgatgtaatttatttaaggagatattataatatcagaaaattttttaattatgaTCATTTTGAAAATTTAATAAGTTGTTATGTTCctaatattttatcatacTATTTAAATCaacatatttattcaaaagattatattctttatgATACCATAACTTTAAATGATCAAGTCCATATCATTggaaattataaaaaaaatatattgtgTGATAAACAATCGAAAAACGAAATACATTTCAAGATGTTAAATGGGTTATATGAACAGGAATCATCTTATGAGGAGTCCAGAAATTcctattattttttatttggtacattaaagaaagaaaatgataaaaaaagaaataatgaatatatggataataaaaattatagtAATAGTAAAGAAAATGATTTTAATAGTAGTTGTAGTAGTATTAGTAGTTTTTCTAGTGGTACTAATAATTCGAATTCATGTTGTATATCTTATTATAGTAGTAGTGATAGTATAAgtagtaataaaaaaaattcaaaaaaatataactataataataattatcattataatcattttaatgatgatatatataataaaatagatatgaaaaaaaataatttcccttcaaattgtaataatcttattataaaatataaaaagaataatgaATTATCGTACATATCACTTATTGAAATGTCACGAATTGAAAAAGTTATGATcgatatttttataatgaGAATTATAAGTTGTGATTTCCGtaattatttctttctcattttttgtaattatAGGAAATTCATTGATATGTATTCATtaccatatatattagatgtatttattatgcttaatacattttttaccataaataataatagtataatgcacaaatataataatcagaataaaaataatatgtctaatatatataatcaataTAGTATTGGGTGTGAGGGAGACaagcaaaaaaaagaaaaaaaaaaaaaaaaagagagTTATCAAAATGTAGATATGATTAATTCTTCCGAAAATCATAATGTACTTAAGCATGAGCAAAATAAGGAGAAGGGGGGGGGAAATAATTATGGAAAAAGTTATCCGTTTGAtcttttttgtaatattagAATTGACGAAGAGGAAGATAATGAAAGATATGTACAAGAGGGTGATGAAAAAAGAGAGGATCTTGTACGATTACAAGacatacataatataaaaaaaactcGAGGAAAGGATATCTATAAGATAGAACATAATAATAGGAATAATGTTGAAAATGATACATATACTCcacataataaatatatttgtggtgaacaatttaataaaaacaaaaatatatatatagattgTATGAATGATGCCATGAAATATGTAGACAAAGAAAATAACAAAGTGAATATGGATGAACATAAAAACAATAGGAAGAATGAAAAGtttgataaaaatagaGATTTACATAATGGtgatatgtatataaatacatttaatGAACATGATAATTCAACAACATCCGGATATGAAAAGATGTCCACgtattttaaatattttattttttcaagtgccaaaaatattttttataatatagtATGCGGAATAAAAGATGACATGTCATTAAACGATACATATGGGgatgaagaaaatgttTTGGTACATGcaaatgatgataatgaaatTGTAGAGAAGAATTATacaaatgataataataaggaaaAGAGTAATATGCAAAAATGTAGTGATGAACATGGTAATAATCATGTTGATGATTATGgtgataatgatgataataatgatgataataatgatggtaataatgatggtaataatgatgataataatgatggtAATAATGATGGTAACAATGATGTTCATAATCATGTTCATAATAATGTTCATAATAATGTTCATAATAATGTTCATAATAATGTTCATAATCATGTTCATAATAATGTTTATAATCATGGTGATGGTCGTGATAATCCCATAAAGGACAAAAGGGATAATACGAACAACCATAAgatagaaaaaaatatgaatgatgataaaaaaaaaaaaaaaaaaaaattatgtaacGTTATAATTTCTAATAGTATGTTAAACGAATATGTTAAtatcataaataaatatatcaatgAAATAATCAtggaaatattattttttacaaatatatgGAAACATTATTTATCCTTAGAAGAGCATCCTAGAATTGTTTTATTTGCTGCTAACAAAACGTTATATTATGAAGTgttaaaatttataaaaaataacaaaaaaaaaacggACGAAGAATCATTTAAGCAATCTTTATCTATTATtgtatcattatataatttcaatttattaaataaagaaatagttttacaaacatataattatgaaacaagaaaattaatgaaaaatgatatgagaaaaaataatagtatattaaatgatgagcataatgaatattattatatggGTAGTAAAAATACTAAACAATTTAAATTAAGAAATGAAAGTAAAGTTTTTAAtgagaaaataaaaaataaagtattaaattattatgaaaatcGAAATTCTGTTCgatttaatattaatgaaaacATTAATCATACAGtagaaaaagaaagagataataaaaagaacaaaTTAGATAAGATAAAGTTATCATCATTAGATgataatcaaaataattcaatttgtaatataaaaaattgtaatgaagatgatatgtttataaatttatctTTGATTATATCTAATTCTAATGATCCATGTATGGTTAAATTAATGTttaaattagaaaaaatattcataaaatttataGATAAGAAATTAcaagaaaatgaaattttattatccaaatgtttaaaaaatgaaaagtTAATTCCACTGAATGCACCTgatattatgtataattcAACCACTGTCGATATTTTTACAATCATCTCACATATTTTAGAAGCTCtttttgaatataaatGTCCTGTTGAATGGATTATAACACCCTTCTTAGAATTCcttaataattttataaatgattattgtgaaaattataaaaagagaTATACTTCCTTTATCATCTCGGTACTTAATCAATATGctgataaatattttaatgatctcctaaatttaaatgaacAACAGAAAATACAATGGGATAAATATTCAATAgatcataaaaaaaaaaagtataaaaaaacaGAAAATACTGATTCACAATTTAATGAAAACTTTActatttttaaaagaaatgataatgatattaCACAAAATCATCAAGATGTTGAAGAAGAACAAGATGAAATctttgataataatatacatgaAGAATATAAAGATGCTGATGAAATTACCAAAAGAATAAGacacaaaaataaaaaaaaaactaatgttttttataaattattcgattatgaagaaatagattctattataaaaaataaaattgatgaaatattaacagataaaaatgaagaatcCATACACAAAACATCAAATAATTATCAGCAACAAAATCAAAATCtaaatcaaaatatatatcataaaaaaaatcataaaGTAACACAAAATGGTAATGATGCTCAAACAACAAATGATGATTATGATAAtcataatgaaaataaaaacaaaacaaatgGCTCATATATGAGTGATgatttaattaatattattgatGAAATTAATTTCCTATTTAATGATTCGGATTTATCAAATTCTTTAGTTATTACATggaatttatatttcttctcAGAACAATTAcctttaataaaaaaaaaattcgaaaaatatatattacaatatGTATGTACAAGAACCACAAATGTAGAATCAATTAGTCAAATCTTTGATGAACATcttcattttaatataacacaagataaattacaaaaaaacTTTTATACAAAAACCATATTTGATGTATTAGATATGTccataaataatataaaaaacacTCTAAACAATACtctatattttatttttaaagtCTTATCTATTAGAATTATATGTTATGAATTCCAAAAAGAAatcttttataatttatatgaaccattccatataaataacataCAAAGTATTGTATCTATATTCCCTAACACCATAGAAAAGTTCTTCAAGCAATTAccaaaaatatattttaaaagtaTTTTAACCGTATTTATCGAATTATTTATCAAAATGTGGATGCTTGTTATAATCGAAAAGGGATTCTCCAATTATCATTTTTCCGATcaacatatacatataatgaaaaaagatAATCAGTTTTTAAAACtatatttagaaaataatcatattgAATCGACGCATAACtttttatcaaaaaaatatcatattaatgaatatatagATACCTTCCTTGATAGTTTATATGGAAATAGGGATCTTTTTGAAGAAATACTTAATGAACAAAAACATAAGAAgcataaaaatattgtcTCATCAGCTTATAGTAAAGGAAT gGCAATTATAAGCGGAGTAAATCAACATATCcaagaaaaaacaaaatggaTGGAATGA
- a CDS encoding hypothetical protein (conserved Plasmodium protein, unknown function), producing MNTSLSNNENENNFFIKSFFESLSNFIKNIKIEIKDIFELLNYPCVYQNSKKKFSVSENEDYKNSLTTNVISKIDKKNIENFRVYQKELHNILQNIKTFNEKYKLDVPLLSIIENLIILHLINEYKINNIVKKIQEHNIPMPELNSDLPDYLIPTLELEENQNESNLNVSISEINNLSINNNAVKHILENAQLKVNFSKLVKLNGENHLNSSSINPSSDLNEKSDELTIYKKDDKIHNLTHDIKEEIKNERNEGQYLNRSYNNEDEKQTLMTSKKEEKVNLIQNIGLSEETLKLLNLLPKKRKNDQN from the exons atgaatacTTCCTTGagtaataatgaaaatgaaaacaatttttttataaagtCCTTTTTTGAATCACTAtcaaattttataaaaaatataaaaattgaaaTAAAGGATATATTTGAATTACTTAATTATCCATGTGTTTATCAAAACTCtaagaaaaaatttagTGTAAGTGAAAATGAAGACTATAAAAATTCTTTAACAACAAATGTAATCAGCAAAATAGAcaagaaaaatattgaaaacTTTAGAGTATATCAAAAAGAActacataatattttacaaaatattaaaacGTTTAAcgaaaaatataaattgGATGTACCTTTATTATCAATAATagaaaatttaataatcttacatttaattaatgaatacaaaattaataatattgtcAAAAAAATACAGGAACATAATATACCAATGCCCGA attAAATAGTGATTTGCCTGATTACTTAATTCCAACATTAGAATTAGAAGAAAACCAAAATGAGTCAAATTTGAATGTCAGCATAAgtgaaataaataatttgtccataaataataatgctGTTAAACATATTTTGGAAAATGCACAGCTGAAAGTGAATTTTTCTAAACTCGTTAAATTGAATGGAGAAAATCACTTAAATTCTAGCAGTATAAATCCGAGTTCAGATCTTAATGAAAAATCAGATGAattaacaatatataaaaaagacGATAAAATTCATAATTTAACGCATGATATAAAggaagaaataaaaaatgagaGAAACGAAGGTCAATATTTAAATAGGTCATACAACAATGAGGACGAAAAGCAAACCCTTATGACAAGTaaaaaggaagaaaaaGTTAATCTTATTCAAAATATTGGGTTATCCGAAGAAACATTGAAGTTATTAAACTTGTTGCCtaagaaaaggaaaaacgaccaaaattaa